Proteins encoded by one window of Superficieibacter sp. HKU1:
- a CDS encoding bacteriocin immunity protein has protein sequence MISFKKNIEDITEEEFFELLEQIINVTSKDKTLKGKELERYVDDMVDYFIKITEHPAKGDLIFYPEKRGDDEPENILKIVKEWRRSQGLPLFKDSK, from the coding sequence ATGATTAGCTTTAAAAAAAATATTGAGGATATTACAGAGGAGGAATTTTTTGAGCTTCTCGAGCAAATAATAAATGTAACGAGTAAAGATAAAACGTTAAAAGGAAAAGAATTAGAAAGGTATGTTGATGATATGGTGGATTATTTTATCAAAATAACCGAGCATCCAGCAAAGGGAGATCTAATTTTTTATCCAGAAAAACGGGGTGATGATGAACCTGAAAATATCCTGAAAATCGTCAAAGAATGGCGACGCTCTCAGGGATTACCTTTATTTAAAGATTCAAAGTGA